The following coding sequences lie in one Isoptericola variabilis 225 genomic window:
- a CDS encoding septum formation family protein, with translation MSTSRPRALRALAALVAAPIALALAGCGAVDGLLGPGDPERDENGEVTTAADADIFSVTLGDCLDTAAMDPDAEEFMSLPVVPCSEPHTGEVDAETTLSDADHPDGFPGDEAIAEEADAFCLERFELFVGLAYEDSALDFWQFWPTEESWAEGDRLVQCVVESLEPVTGTLEGSGL, from the coding sequence GTGAGCACCTCCCGCCCCCGCGCCCTGCGCGCCCTCGCCGCGCTGGTCGCGGCGCCGATCGCCCTCGCCCTCGCCGGCTGCGGCGCCGTCGACGGCCTGCTCGGCCCCGGCGACCCGGAGCGCGACGAGAACGGCGAGGTGACCACCGCGGCCGACGCCGACATCTTCTCGGTCACGCTCGGCGACTGCCTCGACACGGCCGCGATGGACCCCGACGCGGAGGAGTTCATGTCGCTGCCCGTGGTGCCGTGCTCCGAGCCGCACACGGGCGAGGTCGACGCGGAGACGACGCTGTCCGACGCCGACCACCCGGACGGGTTCCCGGGCGACGAGGCCATCGCGGAGGAGGCCGACGCCTTCTGCCTCGAGCGGTTCGAGCTGTTCGTCGGCCTCGCCTACGAGGACTCGGCGCTCGACTTCTGGCAGTTCTGGCCCACCGAGGAGAGCTGGGCCGAGGGTGACCGGCTCGTCCAGTGCGTCGTCGAGTCGCTCGAACCCGTCACCGGGACCCTCGAGGGCTCCGGCCTCTGA
- a CDS encoding CarD family transcriptional regulator, giving the protein MTFTVGETVVYPHHGAALIEEIKTRKIRGEEKMYLKLKVAQGDLTIEVPAENVDLVGVRDVVDQQGLDKVFEVLRAPYTEEPTNWSRRYKANLEKLASGDVIKVAEVVRDLSRRDADRGLSAGEKRMLAKARQILVSELALAEHTEEDKAEAILDEVLAS; this is encoded by the coding sequence ATGACGTTCACAGTAGGCGAGACTGTTGTCTACCCGCACCACGGCGCCGCGCTGATCGAGGAGATCAAGACGCGCAAGATCCGTGGCGAAGAGAAGATGTACCTCAAGCTCAAGGTCGCCCAGGGCGACCTGACGATCGAGGTCCCGGCGGAGAACGTGGACCTCGTGGGCGTGCGCGACGTGGTCGACCAGCAGGGGCTCGACAAGGTCTTCGAGGTGCTCCGCGCTCCGTACACCGAGGAGCCGACGAACTGGTCGCGCCGGTACAAGGCGAACCTGGAGAAGCTGGCGTCGGGCGACGTCATCAAGGTCGCGGAGGTCGTGCGCGACCTGTCGCGTCGTGACGCCGACCGCGGCCTGAGCGCCGGCGAGAAGCGGATGCTGGCCAAGGCCCGTCAGATCCTCGTCTCCGAGCTCGCGCTCGCCGAGCACACGGAGGAGGACAAGGCCGAGGCCATCCTCGACGAGGTGCTCGCCTCCTGA